The Saprospiraceae bacterium genome includes a window with the following:
- a CDS encoding TonB-dependent receptor codes for MKHFFTIIFCFSLSCIIGQQKHTLSGYIKDGATGETLIGANIYNTSNTAQGTVTNSYGFYSLTLESGNYKIVASYLGYEDQVFEVDLTKILSLNISLNEGVVIDEVVITADKDERKKNVEGTQMGTIDIPVENIKKLPAIFGEVDVLKTIQLLPGVLSSGEGNAGFYVRGGGPDQNLVLLDEAVVYNSGHMLGFFSVFNADALKNTTLIKGSMPANYGGRLSSVLDIQMKEGNNQNYEAEGGIGLISSRLTFQGPIIKDKSSFIVSGRRTYILDLIQPALEGSNFEGTNYYFYDLNTKLNYTFSDKNRLYFSGYFGNDVLKFRQPTRDFSFDLPYGNKTATLRWNHLFSEKMFMNISAVYNDYQFQFNGGQDDFVFKLFSGVKDWNLKADFENYPNTTHTLKYGINYTYHTLTPNTASASNGEVEFNTLFKPKYANESAIYLLDDIKINTKWAINTGFRFSMFQQVGPYTSKITGKEFGTFETAKTYTGFEPRLAINYKASNEFSIKSGVAVTTQYLHLVSNSSSTLPADVWVPSSEIVKPQRGVQYALGLFRNFNNDTYETSFEVYYKDLRNQIDYADNYVNDISKEVEDAFVFGKGRAYGAEFFLKKAKGRLNGWIGYTLSRSERSFEDIEGGRWYPAVYDRTNDVSVVLNYKLSKKWDFGAIFIYGTGKLFTPVRGFFFVEQNINLFYGPRNSSRLDDYHRMDLSATYTPRPNSKKKWKGSWNFSVYNVYNRKNPFFVNFDTTTDFQTGTNTITGSKITIFPLIPSITYNFKWN; via the coding sequence ATGAAACATTTTTTTACAATTATTTTTTGTTTTAGTCTATCGTGTATTATAGGTCAACAAAAGCACACCTTAAGTGGCTATATAAAAGACGGTGCTACGGGTGAGACATTAATAGGGGCCAATATTTACAATACGTCCAATACTGCTCAGGGGACGGTCACCAATTCTTACGGTTTTTACTCCCTGACTCTCGAATCCGGGAATTATAAAATTGTGGCTTCATATCTGGGATATGAAGATCAGGTTTTTGAAGTAGACTTGACTAAAATCCTGAGTCTGAATATTTCACTAAATGAGGGTGTGGTGATCGATGAAGTTGTAATCACAGCCGATAAAGATGAAAGGAAAAAGAATGTAGAAGGCACACAGATGGGCACCATAGATATCCCGGTAGAAAATATTAAAAAGCTTCCTGCTATCTTTGGAGAAGTCGATGTGCTGAAGACTATACAATTATTGCCGGGAGTACTATCATCTGGTGAAGGCAATGCAGGGTTTTATGTGAGAGGCGGAGGTCCTGACCAAAATCTGGTACTACTCGACGAGGCAGTGGTGTATAATTCTGGCCATATGCTTGGATTCTTTTCAGTTTTCAATGCTGATGCTCTCAAAAATACTACCTTGATAAAAGGCAGTATGCCCGCAAATTACGGGGGCAGACTATCTTCAGTACTTGATATTCAGATGAAAGAAGGTAATAATCAAAACTATGAGGCGGAAGGAGGCATCGGACTTATTTCATCCCGACTGACTTTTCAGGGACCCATTATCAAAGACAAGAGTTCTTTCATCGTTTCAGGCAGACGTACTTATATTTTGGATTTAATTCAACCTGCACTTGAAGGTTCCAATTTTGAGGGCACTAATTATTACTTTTATGATTTGAATACCAAATTGAATTATACATTTTCGGACAAAAACCGGTTGTATTTCAGTGGATATTTTGGAAACGATGTTTTGAAGTTCAGACAGCCTACCCGTGATTTTTCTTTTGATTTGCCTTATGGAAATAAGACAGCTACATTAAGATGGAATCACCTGTTTAGTGAGAAAATGTTTATGAATATTTCAGCGGTTTACAATGATTATCAATTTCAGTTTAACGGTGGGCAGGACGATTTTGTATTCAAATTGTTTTCAGGAGTAAAAGACTGGAATCTCAAAGCAGATTTTGAAAATTATCCAAACACGACACATACACTCAAGTACGGCATCAATTATACCTACCACACTCTGACTCCCAATACTGCCAGCGCATCAAACGGTGAAGTTGAGTTCAATACATTATTTAAGCCTAAATATGCCAATGAAAGTGCTATATATCTTCTTGATGACATAAAAATAAATACTAAGTGGGCAATCAATACAGGGTTCAGATTTAGTATGTTTCAACAGGTCGGACCATATACGTCTAAGATTACAGGAAAAGAATTTGGAACATTTGAGACAGCCAAAACATATACTGGTTTTGAACCCAGACTGGCTATAAATTATAAGGCTTCCAATGAATTCAGTATTAAATCCGGAGTCGCTGTAACTACACAGTATCTGCATCTTGTGAGCAACTCTTCAAGTACCTTACCGGCTGACGTATGGGTGCCGAGTTCGGAAATAGTCAAACCGCAAAGAGGTGTCCAGTATGCCTTGGGATTATTCAGGAATTTTAACAATGATACCTACGAAACATCGTTTGAAGTATATTATAAGGATCTGAGAAACCAGATAGACTACGCTGACAATTATGTCAATGATATAAGTAAGGAAGTCGAAGATGCATTTGTATTTGGCAAAGGCCGTGCGTATGGAGCTGAGTTTTTTCTTAAAAAAGCCAAAGGCAGATTGAACGGGTGGATAGGGTATACTTTATCCAGGTCTGAAAGGTCATTTGAAGATATAGAAGGTGGAAGATGGTATCCGGCAGTATATGACAGAACAAATGATGTTTCTGTTGTTCTAAATTATAAACTGTCAAAAAAATGGGATTTTGGCGCTATCTTTATTTATGGTACTGGAAAACTATTTACACCTGTGAGAGGATTTTTTTTCGTGGAGCAGAATATCAACCTGTTTTATGGACCTCGTAATAGTTCACGGCTTGATGATTATCACAGGATGGATTTGTCAGCGACATACACTCCCAGACCAAATTCAAAAAAGAAATGGAAAGGGAGTTGGAATTTTTCGGTATATAATGTATACAACAGGAAGAATCCATTCTTTGTAAACTTTGATACCACAACTGATTTTCAAACAGGTACCAATACAATTACCGGATCAAAAATTACCATTTTCCCTTTGATACCAAGTATTACTTACAACTTTAAATGGAATTAA